In the Nocardioides marmotae genome, GAGCTCGACGTCCTCGGTGAAGGCGCCGACGCCGATGTCGATGCCGCCCACGGGCGGCTTGGACTCCTCGTCCTCCACCGTGCGCGGGTAGCGGGCCCAGCCGAGGTCCTCGAGTGCTTCCTCGTCGGCCGGGCCACCGGGCTGGCCGACCGTGTCGACGTAGTTCTTGTAGGCGAAGGTCCAGTTGACCATGAACTCCCCGGGGCTGTCGTCGGCGTACATGGCGCCGAGGCTGCTGCCCTCGTTGGACGTGGAGAGGCCCGGCTGGGTGGCGCCGGAGTCGACCAGCTGCTTGATCACGCCCGCGGCGGCCTCACCGGCGGGGGAGTCCAAGGTGACCTCGGCGTCCCGCCCGTCCTCGGTTTTCTCGACGATCGCGCCGCCCGCGCCCTGGATCAGGGAGTTGATCCAGACGACGTACGCCTCGTAGCGGTCGGCCTGCACGCCGACGGTGGCGTCCTGGGAGGCCGCGGCGTCGATGACCTGCGCCCAGGTGACCGGCTTGCTCATGTCGAGGCCGGCCGCCTCGGCGAGGGACTTGCGGTACCAGAGCACCTGGGTGTTGGCCCACTGCGGCGCGGCGACCACCTCGCCCTCCCACTCCACCGTGGTGGCGGGGCCCGCGAGCACGTCGTCGTCGACGACCTCCTCGGCGAGCTTGCCCTCGAACGGTGCCAGCCAGCCGGCGTTGGCGAACTCCGGCACGAAGACCGGGTCGAGGCTCATCAGGTTGGTCGAGGAGTCCTCGGCCGCCAGCCGGCGGGCCAGCTGGGTGCGCTGGTCGGTCGCGCTCGTGGGGAGCAGCTGGATCTCGATGTCGTACTCGTCGGTGCTGCACTGCTCCGCGATGGCCGCGAGGGTCTCCTGGCCGTCGGGGTTGATGTACCAGTTGAAGGTCGGCTTGCCGCCGTCGTCGCCCGAGCAGGCGGTGAGGATCGCGGCCGCGCACGCGGCGGCCGCAAGACCCCCGGTCAGTCGTCGCCGGCGCGGGGCGGCGGGTGGAGAACCTCGGCGCATGTGGTGCCCTCACTCCCTGTGTGATGGACGCCACGTACCCCGTTCCGGTCTGCGCCATTACCTCCGGTCGGGACGCTTGCGGGGTGCCCGCGCGATGCCGGCCGGGGCATCGCCCACGAGGCCGCTCGCTCGACTAGTGTGTCGGGCGTCACCCCACTACGGATCGTCCGGCACGTACCTGCCGGTGGAGGAGATCGAAGAACATGGCAACAGTGACGTTCGAAGGCGCTCAGCGCTGGTATCCCGGCGCGGACAAGCCCGCCGTCCCGGGCATCGACCTGGAGATCATGGACGGCGAGTTCATGGTGCTCGTCGGCCCCTCCGGCTGCGGCAAGTCCACCACCCTGCGCATGCTGGCGGGGCTGGAGGAGGTCAACGCCGGCAAGATCTACATCGGGGACCGGGAGATCACCAACGTCCCCCCGAAGGACCGGGACATCGCGATGGTGTTCCAGAACTACGCGCTCTACCCGCACATGTCGGTCGCCGACAACATGGGCTTCGCGCTGAAGATGGCCAAGGTGCCCAGCGAGGAGCGTCGCAAGCGGGTCGAGGAGGCCGCCCGGATCCTCGGGCTCACCGAGTACCTCGACCGCAAGCCCAAGGCGCTCTCCGGCGGTCAGCGCCAGCGCGTCGCGATGGGCCGTGCGATCGTGCGCAGCCCCCAGGTCTTCTGCATGGACGAGCCGCTGTCGAACCTGGACGCCAAGATGCGCGTGCAGACCCGCACCGACATCGCCAAGCTCCAGTCCGACCTCGGCGTCACCACCGTCTACGTCACCCACGACCAGGTCGAGGCGATGACGATGGGCGACCGGGTCGCGGTGATGAAGGAGGGGATCCTCCAGCAGGTCGACAGCCCGCTGCGTCTCTACGACAAGCCGGTCAACCTCTTCGTCGCCGGCTTCATCGGCTCCCCCCAGATGAACCTCATGGAGGCCACCGCCGCCGAGGGCAACGCGCAGATCGGCGAGTACCTCGTGCCGGTCGACCCGACCGCCGCCAAGATCATGCAGGGCCGGATCACCGTGGGGGTCCGCCCCGAGGCCTGGCGCATCGTCTCGGCTGCGGAGGGTGGCCTGCCCGTCGACGTCACCGTGGTCGAGGAGCTCGGCTCGGATGCGTTCGTCTACGGCACCAGCGGCGTCGAGGGCACCCCGCACAACATCATCGTGCGGGTCTCCGGGCGCGACAAGGTGCGCAAGGGCGACACGATCCACGTGACGACCGACCCCGAGAACGTGCACGTCTTCGACACCGACACCGGTGAGCGGCTCTCGGACTGACCTGAGAGCGGAGAACGAAGCGGGGCGGCGACCGGAGTGGTCGCCGCCCTGCTGCGTTCAGCTGCGGGGTCGGCCAGCACGGTCCGCCGTACGCCGGATGGCGTCGACGAACGTGTCGTGCAGCGCCGGGGGCAGGTCGTGGCCCATGCCGTCGACGAGCAGCAGCTCGGCGCCCGGGACGGCGCGGGCGGTGGCGCGGCCGCCCGAGACGTGGACCATCCGGTCGGCCAGGCCGTGGATGACGGTGGTGGGGACCCGCACGCTGCGCAGTCGGGCGCTGCGGTCGGGCTGGGTGAGGATCGCGAGCATCTGGCGCATCGTCCCGGCCGCGCTGATGCCGCGGTCCCAGGTGTCCTCCGCGCGCTTGCGGGTCGCCTCCTCGGGCTCGGGGTAGCCCGGGGAGCCGATCAGCCGCCACATCTGCCGGCTGGCCTTGACGTACGCCTCGCGTGAGCCGCGCTTGTTGCCGATGAGCGCGGGGAGCAGGTTGGGGTGCTGCCAGCCGACGGTGCGCTTGCCGGTCGTGGACATGATGCTGGTCATCGACAGCACGCGGCGCGGCTCGGTGATGGCCATCGTCTGCACGATCATGCCGCCCATGGAGACCCCGGCGACGTGGGCGGCGTCGATGCCCAGGTGGTCGAGGAGGCCGAAGGCGTCGGCGGCGAGGTCGGCCATCGTGTACGGGGCGCGGACCCGGCGTCCGGTGAACGCGCGGGCCAGGGAGACCCGGGTGACCCGGCCCTCGATCCGCGAGGAACGGCCGGTGTCGCGGTTGTCGTACCGGATGACGTAGAAGCCGGCGGCCGCGAGCATCCGGCACAGCTCGGCGTCCCACCAGATCATCGGCCCGCCCAGCCCCATCACGAGCAGCAGCGGCTCGTCGTCGGGGTCACCGAACGTCTGGTAGCACAGCTCGACGTCCGGGCGGACCGGGGCGAACAGCTCGGCGGACACGGCCACGGAGCCCGGCTCGGACGATCTGGCAGACATGCCTGTCAGTGAAGCAGACAGGGTCAGGGCACGGATCGTCCGATTGCCGGTGGCGTGGGTCACTTTGTGGGTAACGTCTCAGTGTGAGCAAGTCGACCATGGGAGCGTTCCTCCTCCCCGAGGGCTTCGCGCCCCCGCCGCTCGTGGCCCTCGTCCGAGAAGGAAGCGTCCTGGGGGAGGCCGGGCGGTACGCGCTGCGCAGCCGGACCGAGCGCCGCACCCGCCGCGCCACGCCGTACGTCGGCCGGGTCCCGGTCCGCGTGGCCGACCCGGTCCTGCTGGTCCCCGGGTTCCTCGCCGGCGACACCTCGCTCTCGTTCATGGGGCGGGCGCTGCGGGCCCAGGGCTTCCGCACCTACCGCTCGGCCATCCGCGCCAACATCGGCTGCACCCTCGACGCAGCCGGCCAGCTCGAGGCGCGCCTGGAGTCGATCGCGGCCCGCCGCGGCAGCCGGGTGCAGATCGTCGGGCACAGCCTGGGGGGCATGCTCGCGCGCGGCGTCGCCGTACGTCGCCCCGACCTCGTCTCGGGCATCATCACCATGGGCAGCCCGATGATGGCGCCCGGCGCCCACCACGGCGTGCTCACCCGCAGCGTCGACGTGCTGGTCCGGCTCAACCGGGCGGGCCTGGCCGGCCTGATGTCGGAGGACTGCGTAGCCGGCGCCTGCGCCCGCCAGTCCTTCGAGGAGAGCCGCCTGCCGCTGGCCGAGGACGTCGGGTTCACCGCGATCTACTCCAAGCGCGACGGCATCGTCGACTGGCGCGCCTGCGTCGACCCCGTCGCCGAGGCGGTCGAGGTGACCGCCTCGCACGTCGGCATGGCCGTCGACCCGCGGGTCATCGACCACGTGCTCGGCGCGCTGCGCCGCCGCAGCGGCGACTCAGTGGTCGAAGTCGATCGCGGAGTAAGCGCGTAGCTTCTCGAGCCGGTGCTCGCTGGTGATCGAGCGGATCGTGCCGCTGCGCGAGCGCATGACCAGCGAGTGCGTCGTCGCGCCGCCGGAGCGGTAGCGCACCCCGCGCATCAGCTCACCGTCGGTGATGCCGGTGGCGACGAAGAAGCAGTCGTCGCCGGTGACCAGCTCGTCTGTGGTGAGCACCGCGTCGAGGTCGAGGCCGGCGTCGAGGGCGCGCTGGCGCTCGGCGTCGTCGGTCGGCCAGAGCTTGCCCTGGATGGTGCCGCCCAGGCACTTCATCGCGCAGGCGGTGATGATGCCCTCGGGGGTCCCGCCGACGCCGAGCAGCAGGTCGATGCCGGTGTCGGGGCGGGCGGCCATGATCGCGCCGGCCACGTCGCCGTCGCTGATGAACTTGATGCGCGCACCGGTCGCCCGGATCTGCTCGACCAGGTCCGCGTGGCGCGGACGGTCCAGGACCACGACCGTGACGTCGCTGGGGCTGCTGCCCTTGGCCTTGGCGACGGCGTGGATGTTCTCGGCGACCGACTGGCGGATGTCGACGACGCCGGCCGCCTCCGGGCCGGCGACCAGCTTGTCCATGTAGAAGACCGCGGAGGGGTCGTACATCGTGCCGCGCGGCGCGACCGCGAGCACCGAGACCGCGTTCGTCATGCCCTTGGCGGTCAGCGTGGTGCCGTCGATCGGGTCCACGGCCACGTCGCACTCGGGGCCGGTGCCGTCGCCGACCTCCTCGCCGTTGTAGAGCATCGGGGCGTTGTCCTTCTCGCCCTCGCCGATCACCACGGTGCCGCGCATGCCGATCGTCGAGATCATCACGCGCATCGCGTTGACCGCGACGCCGTCGGCGCCGTTCTTGTCGCCGCGGCCCACCCAGCGGCCCGCCGCCATCGCGGCGGCCTCCGTCACGCGGACAAGCTCGAGGGCGAGGTTGCGGTCGGGCGACTCGGGTGCGACGTCCAGGCTCATGCCCCGAACCCTAGTGGTCCGCTCCGGACCCCCGGCACACGAGACCGCTGCCCGGGCCGACCCTGCAGCACTGCCACCTCGACCGTGCAGCACTGCCACCTCGACCGTGCAGCACTGCCACCTCGACCCTGCAGGGGTGCCACCTCGACCCTGCAGGGGTGCCACCTCGGCGGGTCAGCGGGGGTAGACGTCGACCTCGGTGGCCTTGACGACGAAGGTGACCGGGGCGCCGGGGGCGAGGTCGAGCTCGGCGGCGGCGTGGGCGGTGACGTCGGCGGCGAGGTCGCCGGCGCGCACGCGGACCTGGTCGCCGTGCGGCTCGAGGTCGGTGACCACGACCTCCAGGGCGGTGCGCGGGCTGCCGCCGGGTGCCTGGCGGAAGACCGAGACCGCTCGGGGGCGGAAGACCGCCACGGCCGCGTCGCCCTCGCGCAGCGCCGGGCCCGAGGGCGTGCCCGCGACCGATCGCCCGCCGGGGTCGCGGACGACGCCGTCCGACCAGCGGCCGGCGACCATGTTCAGCCCGGCCACCCGGGCGGCGAAGGCGCTGCGGGGGCGGGCCAGCACCTCCGCGGTCGGGCCCTGCTCGACGACCCGGCCGCGGTCGAGCACGACCACGCGGTCGGCCAGCAGCAGCGCGTCCAGCACGTCGTGGGTCACCACCACGGTGGTGCGGCCCTCGAGCACCCGCTTCAGCGTCTGCCGCAGGGCCGGGGTCACCGCGACGTCGAGGGCGGCCATCGGCTCGTCGAGCAGCAGCAGCCGCGGCTCCGCGGCCAGCGCCCGGGCGATCGCCACCCGCTGGGCCTGCCCGCCGCTGAGCCGCCCCGGCCGTCGCCCGGCCAGGTCGTCGGCCCCGACCTCGGCGAGCCAGCCGCGGGCGCGGTCGCGGGCCGCCCGGCGGCGTACCCCTGCGGAGCGGGGGCCGAAGGCGACGTTGTCGAGGGCGGTGAGGTGGGGGAAGAGCAGCGGGTCCTGGGCGAGCAGGGCGGTACGCCGCGCGTGCGGCGGCACCACGCGACGCCCGGTCAGCTCCTCGCCGTCGAGGACGACCCGGCCGTCGTCCGGGCGCAGCAGGCCGGCCGCCACGGCGAGCACGGTGGACTTGCCGGTGCCGTTGGGGCCGAGCAGCGCGAGGGTCTCGCCGTCGGCGACCTCGAGGGAGACCTCGAGGTCGCGGGCCGCGACGGTGGCGGAGAGCTCGAGGGTCACAGCGCGCCCCCCGGCCGCCCGCGGTGGGCCAGGCCGATGACCAGGACCGCGACGACGACGAGCACGAGGGAGAGGGCGACCGCCCCGTCGACGTCGGTCTCGCGGAGCAGGTAGATCTGGGTGGGCATGGTCCGGGTGACGCCCTGGAGGCTGCCGGCGAAGGTGATCGTCGCGCCGAACTCGCCGAGCGCCCGGGCGAAGGCCAGCACGGCGCCCGAGGCCAGCCCCGGGAGCACGAGCGGGAGCGTGACCCGCCGGAAGACCGTCGTCGGACGGGCGCCGAGGGTCGCGGCGACCAGCTCGTAGCGCTCCCCGGCCGTCCGGAGCGCCCCCTCCAGGCTGACCACCAGGAACGGCAGCGCGACGAAGGTCTGCGCCATCACCACGGCCGCGGTGGAGAAGGCGACCTGGATGCCGAGCACGTCGAGGGTCTCGCCGAGGAGGCCGCGCCGGCCGAAGGTGTAGAGCAGCGCCAGGCCCCCGACGACGGGCGGCAGCACCAGGGGGAGCAGCACGAGCGAGCGGACCAGCCGCTGCCCGGGGAAGGAGGTGCGGGCCAGGACGACCGCCATCGGGACGCCGAGCAGGATGCACAGCAGCGTGCTCGTGCCCGAGGTCCGCAGGCTCAGCAGCAGGGCCTCCCGCGAGGCGTCGGAGCCGACCAGCTCGCCGAGGTCCGCCCACGGCACGCGGGCGAGGATCGCCACCAGCGGCAGGAGCACGAACGCCGTGCCGACCGCGGCCGGCAGGAGGATCCACCGCGGGACACCGGGCCTCACGGCGCGCCGAAGCCCGCCGCCCCGAGCGCCTCGCGCCCGGCGGGCCCGAGCACGAGGTCGACGAACTCCTGCGCCAGCGCGGGCTCCTCGCTGTCGGCGAGGGCGGCGACGGGGTAGTCGTTGACGACCCGGTCGGCCTCGGGGACGGCGATGCCCTCGACGGCGTCGCCGGCCGCGATCACATCGGTGACGTAGACCAGGCCCGCGTCGGCCTCCCCGGAGACGACCTTGCCGAGCACGTCGGTGACCGACTGCTCCTCGCTGACGGGGGAGAGGCGTACGCCGGCGACCTCGGCCAGGCGCGCGGCCGCGGCGCCGCAGGGCACCTCGGGCGCGCAGACGACGAGGTCGGCGTCCGAGCCGGCGTCGAGGTCGGCGAGGCCGCGGACCCCGGCGGGGTTGCCCGCGGGCACGGCGACCTGGAGGACGTTGGTGGCGAAGAGATGCGGGTCCCCGTCCGTCAGGCCCTCGGCGACGAGCCGGTCCATGGTCGCGACGTCCGCGGTGGCGATCACGTCGGCCGGAGCGCCCTCCTGCACCTGGGCGACGAGGTCGGAGGAGCCGCCGAAGGACAGCTGCACGTCGACGCCCTCGTGGGTGCGCTCGAACTCCGCCGCCAGGTCCTCGAAGGTGCTCGACAGCGACGCCGCCGCGAGCACGCGCAGCCGGGGCCCGGCGTCGTCGTCCGCCGAGCAGCCGGGGGTCGCGAGGGCCACGACCAGCAGCAGGGCCGCCCCGAGCGCGCGCCTCACGGTCGCTCCACCACGACGGTGGTGGACTTGACCGAGGCGATCGCGCGCACGCCGGGCTCGAGCCCCAGCTCGTCGGCGGCCTCCGTGCTCATCAGCGAGACCAGCCGGTAGGGCCCGCACACCATCTCCACCTGAGACATCACCCGGTCACGCAGGACGCGGGTGACGATCCCGGGCAGCCGGTTGCGCGCGCTCACCGACGCCGCGCGGGTCTGCTCGCGGTCGGGGTCGTCGGCGAGGGACTCCGCGAGCGCGGCGAGCGCAGGCCCGGGCACGACCGTGCGCCCGCCCTCCGTGGCCGTGGTCAGGCGCCCGGCCTCGACCCAGCGGCGCAGGGTGTCGTCGCTGACGCCGAGGAGCGCGGCGGCCTCGGAGACGCGGTACGTCGTCATGCCGGCCGATCATGCCGCACCTGCGGCTGATCCCGCCAGGTTAGTGCCGCATCTGCGGTTGTCGACCGCGGTCGGCAACCGCGGGTTCGGGGCGCTCGCGCCCGGCTGAGAGGATGGGGCCGTGAGTGAGACGGGCACGCCGGGCCGTTACCAGCGCACGACCAACGGCCTCATCGGGTCGATCATCGTGGTGGTGCTCTTCGTCATCGGGATCGTGATCTTCCGATCGATCTTCCGCTCCGAGCTCGAGGTCGAGCCGGAGCCGGTCGACTACCTCGACGCCGTCGCGGCCGCGCAGTCCGCCGGCCGGGAGCCGGCCTACCCGCCGGCGCTGCCGGCCGGGTGGGTCGCGACCAACGTGGAGGTGTCGCCGGCCGGTCAGCGCCCGCAGTTCTTCCTCGCCGTGCTGACCGACGAGGGCCGGTTCATCGGGCTGCGGCAGGAGGAGGACAGCCTCGACGACCTCCTCGAGGAGCACGTCGACGAGCGCACCGACGAGGAGGCCCCGGCGGAGGTCGACTCCGGCGGCGCCCGCACCTGGGAGGGCTTCAGCGACGACGGCGGCGACCGTGCGTACGCCACCGAGCTGGGCGAGGAGACGGTCCTGGTCTACGGCTCCGCGCCGGAGGAGGACATGGAGGTCTTCCTCGGCCTGCTCAGCACCGACCCGGTCGCCAGCCGCTGACCTGACCTGCCGATCGGCCCGGCCGGGGCCCAGCGGTCAGTCGTCGTCCTCCAGCGCGGCGTCCAGGCGCTGACGCGCGCCGTCGAGCCACTGCTGGCAGGCGGTCGCGAGGTGCTCGCCGCGCTCCCAGAGGGCGAGCGACTCCTCCAGGGTGGTGCCGCCGGCCTCGAGCCGGCGCACGACATCGACCAGCTCCTCCCGGGCGGCCTCGTAGGAGAGCTCCTGCTGGGGGGTGGGGTCAGCCATCGGTTCCTCCGGTGGTCTCGAGGGGGTCGGCCTCGACCCCGGTGGTGGTGGCGTGCACCCGGCCGTCGGCCACCCGCACGCTCACCGCGGCGCCGGCCGCGACGCCGGCGACCGAGGTCACGACGTGCCCGTCGGCGTCCTGCAGCACGGCGTACCCCCGCTCGAGCGTGGCGAGCGGCGAGAGCGCCCGGGCGCGGGCGCGCTGGTGGTCGATGTCGTCGGCGGCCCGGTCGAGGCGGTGGCCGAGGGTGCGGCGGGCCCGGTCGCGGAGCTGCTCGATCTCGGTGACCCGGGCCTCGACCAGCGAGCGCGGGTCGGCGAGCGCGGGCCGGGACCGGAGTGCGTCGAGGCCGGCCTGCTCCCGGGCGAGCCAGCCGGCGAGGACCGAGCGGAGCCGCTCGCGGGCGGCCTCGACCCCGCGCAGCTCATCGACGACGTCGGGCACGACCAGCTTCGCGGCGTCGGTGGGGGTCGAGGCGCGGACGTCGGCGACGAGGTCGAGCAGCGGCTGGTCCGGCTCGTGGCCGATCGCGGAGACCACCGGCGTGCGGGTCGCGGCGACCGCGCGGACCAGCGCCTCGTCGGAGAACGGCAGGAGGTCCTCGACCGAGCCGCCGCCGCGGGCCACCACGATCACGTCGACCTCGGGGTGGCGGTCGAGCCGGTCGATCGCCTCCATGACCTCCGCGCACGAGCGGGTGCCCTGCATGGCGGCGTACGCGACCTCGAAGCGGACCGCGGGCCAGCGGCGGCGCGCGTTCTCCAGGACGTCGCGCTCAGCGGCGCTGTTGGGCGCGGTCACCAGCCCCACGCGGGTGGGGAGGAAGGGCAGCGGCCGCTTGAGGTGGCGCTCGAAGAGGCCCTCGGCGGCCAGCAGCTGGCGGCGGCGCTCGAGCCGGGCGAGCAGCTCGCCGAGCCCGACCATCCGGATCTCGCGCGCGGCCAGGGAGAGCGTGCCGCGGTTGGCGTAGTAGGACGGCTTGGCGTGGATGACCACGCTCGCGCCCTCGACCAGCGGCGGGTTGAGGCTGTCGAAGAGCACGCGGGAGCAGGTCACCGGGACGGAGATGTCGGCGACCGCGTCGCGCAGCGTCATGAAGACGGTGCCCAGGCCCGGGCGCCGGCTGACCTGGGCGACCTGGCCCTCGACCCACACGGCTCCGAGCCGGTCGACCCAGCCGGCGATCGCATTGGCGATCTGCCGGACGGGCGCCGGCTCGGC is a window encoding:
- a CDS encoding extracellular solute-binding protein, whose translation is MRRGSPPAAPRRRRLTGGLAAAACAAAILTACSGDDGGKPTFNWYINPDGQETLAAIAEQCSTDEYDIEIQLLPTSATDQRTQLARRLAAEDSSTNLMSLDPVFVPEFANAGWLAPFEGKLAEEVVDDDVLAGPATTVEWEGEVVAAPQWANTQVLWYRKSLAEAAGLDMSKPVTWAQVIDAAASQDATVGVQADRYEAYVVWINSLIQGAGGAIVEKTEDGRDAEVTLDSPAGEAAAGVIKQLVDSGATQPGLSTSNEGSSLGAMYADDSPGEFMVNWTFAYKNYVDTVGQPGGPADEEALEDLGWARYPRTVEDEESKPPVGGIDIGVGAFTEDVELAQEAAICVTSPEAQTQLAVTDGLMPTRGSVYDSDELTEAYPEDLLALFRESIDEGGPRPQSAYYSQISSAVQSVWHSPTRVDPDSTPRESAEFLRAVLDGKALL
- a CDS encoding ABC transporter ATP-binding protein → MATVTFEGAQRWYPGADKPAVPGIDLEIMDGEFMVLVGPSGCGKSTTLRMLAGLEEVNAGKIYIGDREITNVPPKDRDIAMVFQNYALYPHMSVADNMGFALKMAKVPSEERRKRVEEAARILGLTEYLDRKPKALSGGQRQRVAMGRAIVRSPQVFCMDEPLSNLDAKMRVQTRTDIAKLQSDLGVTTVYVTHDQVEAMTMGDRVAVMKEGILQQVDSPLRLYDKPVNLFVAGFIGSPQMNLMEATAAEGNAQIGEYLVPVDPTAAKIMQGRITVGVRPEAWRIVSAAEGGLPVDVTVVEELGSDAFVYGTSGVEGTPHNIIVRVSGRDKVRKGDTIHVTTDPENVHVFDTDTGERLSD
- a CDS encoding alpha/beta fold hydrolase; amino-acid sequence: MSARSSEPGSVAVSAELFAPVRPDVELCYQTFGDPDDEPLLLVMGLGGPMIWWDAELCRMLAAAGFYVIRYDNRDTGRSSRIEGRVTRVSLARAFTGRRVRAPYTMADLAADAFGLLDHLGIDAAHVAGVSMGGMIVQTMAITEPRRVLSMTSIMSTTGKRTVGWQHPNLLPALIGNKRGSREAYVKASRQMWRLIGSPGYPEPEEATRKRAEDTWDRGISAAGTMRQMLAILTQPDRSARLRSVRVPTTVIHGLADRMVHVSGGRATARAVPGAELLLVDGMGHDLPPALHDTFVDAIRRTADRAGRPRS
- a CDS encoding esterase/lipase family protein → MSKSTMGAFLLPEGFAPPPLVALVREGSVLGEAGRYALRSRTERRTRRATPYVGRVPVRVADPVLLVPGFLAGDTSLSFMGRALRAQGFRTYRSAIRANIGCTLDAAGQLEARLESIAARRGSRVQIVGHSLGGMLARGVAVRRPDLVSGIITMGSPMMAPGAHHGVLTRSVDVLVRLNRAGLAGLMSEDCVAGACARQSFEESRLPLAEDVGFTAIYSKRDGIVDWRACVDPVAEAVEVTASHVGMAVDPRVIDHVLGALRRRSGDSVVEVDRGVSA
- the glpX gene encoding class II fructose-bisphosphatase gives rise to the protein MSLDVAPESPDRNLALELVRVTEAAAMAAGRWVGRGDKNGADGVAVNAMRVMISTIGMRGTVVIGEGEKDNAPMLYNGEEVGDGTGPECDVAVDPIDGTTLTAKGMTNAVSVLAVAPRGTMYDPSAVFYMDKLVAGPEAAGVVDIRQSVAENIHAVAKAKGSSPSDVTVVVLDRPRHADLVEQIRATGARIKFISDGDVAGAIMAARPDTGIDLLLGVGGTPEGIITACAMKCLGGTIQGKLWPTDDAERQRALDAGLDLDAVLTTDELVTGDDCFFVATGITDGELMRGVRYRSGGATTHSLVMRSRSGTIRSITSEHRLEKLRAYSAIDFDH
- a CDS encoding sulfate/molybdate ABC transporter ATP-binding protein, which gives rise to MTLELSATVAARDLEVSLEVADGETLALLGPNGTGKSTVLAVAAGLLRPDDGRVVLDGEELTGRRVVPPHARRTALLAQDPLLFPHLTALDNVAFGPRSAGVRRRAARDRARGWLAEVGADDLAGRRPGRLSGGQAQRVAIARALAAEPRLLLLDEPMAALDVAVTPALRQTLKRVLEGRTTVVVTHDVLDALLLADRVVVLDRGRVVEQGPTAEVLARPRSAFAARVAGLNMVAGRWSDGVVRDPGGRSVAGTPSGPALREGDAAVAVFRPRAVSVFRQAPGGSPRTALEVVVTDLEPHGDQVRVRAGDLAADVTAHAAAELDLAPGAPVTFVVKATEVDVYPR
- a CDS encoding ABC transporter permease; this encodes MRPGVPRWILLPAAVGTAFVLLPLVAILARVPWADLGELVGSDASREALLLSLRTSGTSTLLCILLGVPMAVVLARTSFPGQRLVRSLVLLPLVLPPVVGGLALLYTFGRRGLLGETLDVLGIQVAFSTAAVVMAQTFVALPFLVVSLEGALRTAGERYELVAATLGARPTTVFRRVTLPLVLPGLASGAVLAFARALGEFGATITFAGSLQGVTRTMPTQIYLLRETDVDGAVALSLVLVVVAVLVIGLAHRGRPGGAL
- the modA gene encoding molybdate ABC transporter substrate-binding protein, with amino-acid sequence MRRALGAALLLVVALATPGCSADDDAGPRLRVLAAASLSSTFEDLAAEFERTHEGVDVQLSFGGSSDLVAQVQEGAPADVIATADVATMDRLVAEGLTDGDPHLFATNVLQVAVPAGNPAGVRGLADLDAGSDADLVVCAPEVPCGAAAARLAEVAGVRLSPVSEEQSVTDVLGKVVSGEADAGLVYVTDVIAAGDAVEGIAVPEADRVVNDYPVAALADSEEPALAQEFVDLVLGPAGREALGAAGFGAP
- a CDS encoding TOBE domain-containing protein; its protein translation is MTTYRVSEAAALLGVSDDTLRRWVEAGRLTTATEGGRTVVPGPALAALAESLADDPDREQTRAASVSARNRLPGIVTRVLRDRVMSQVEMVCGPYRLVSLMSTEAADELGLEPGVRAIASVKSTTVVVERP
- a CDS encoding DUF4245 domain-containing protein — protein: MSETGTPGRYQRTTNGLIGSIIVVVLFVIGIVIFRSIFRSELEVEPEPVDYLDAVAAAQSAGREPAYPPALPAGWVATNVEVSPAGQRPQFFLAVLTDEGRFIGLRQEEDSLDDLLEEHVDERTDEEAPAEVDSGGARTWEGFSDDGGDRAYATELGEETVLVYGSAPEEDMEVFLGLLSTDPVASR
- a CDS encoding exodeoxyribonuclease VII small subunit, producing the protein MADPTPQQELSYEAAREELVDVVRRLEAGGTTLEESLALWERGEHLATACQQWLDGARQRLDAALEDDD
- the xseA gene encoding exodeoxyribonuclease VII large subunit; this translates as MALETSLAEPAPVRQIANAIAGWVDRLGAVWVEGQVAQVSRRPGLGTVFMTLRDAVADISVPVTCSRVLFDSLNPPLVEGASVVIHAKPSYYANRGTLSLAAREIRMVGLGELLARLERRRQLLAAEGLFERHLKRPLPFLPTRVGLVTAPNSAAERDVLENARRRWPAVRFEVAYAAMQGTRSCAEVMEAIDRLDRHPEVDVIVVARGGGSVEDLLPFSDEALVRAVAATRTPVVSAIGHEPDQPLLDLVADVRASTPTDAAKLVVPDVVDELRGVEAARERLRSVLAGWLAREQAGLDALRSRPALADPRSLVEARVTEIEQLRDRARRTLGHRLDRAADDIDHQRARARALSPLATLERGYAVLQDADGHVVTSVAGVAAGAAVSVRVADGRVHATTTGVEADPLETTGGTDG